The Phragmites australis chromosome 15, lpPhrAust1.1, whole genome shotgun sequence genome window below encodes:
- the LOC133892442 gene encoding protein CIA1-like, protein MEDVAGGGLAELREAHRLTGHADRVWSLAWNPSPGPGAGPVLASCGGDKTVRIWKRAPDGAWRCSDVLEDTHNRTVRSCAWSPNGKLLATASFDSTTAIWEYTGGDFECVATLEGHENEVKSVSWSPSGSLLATCSRDKMVWIWEVQPGNEYECVSVLQGHTQDVKMVQWHPFLDVLVSVSYDNSIRVWADDGDDEWRCVQTLTEANNCGHSSTVWALSFSHKGDRMVTCSDDHTLKIWDTSADLSQPKTVEGHESWRHLSTLTGYHGRTIFSAHWSSEDVIASGAGDDAICLFAEKSSMVEGPSYRLILKKEKAHDMDINCVRWCPQDPRLLASASDDGTVKLWELRGSVLD, encoded by the exons ATGGaggacgtcgccggcggcggacTGGCGGAGCTGCGCGAGGCGCACCGCCTGACGGGCCACGCCGACCGCGTGTGGTCCCTCGCCTGGAACCCCTCCCCGGGGCCCGGCGCAGGTCCCGTCCTCGCCTCCTGCGGCGGCGACAAGACGGTCCGGATCTGGAAGCGCGCCCCCGACGGCGCATGGCGCTGCTCG GATGTGCTCGAGGACACGCACAACCGGACGGTGAGGTCCTGCGCTTGGTCCCCCAACGGGAAGCTGCTGGCCACCGCGAGCTTCGATTCCACCACGGCGATATGGGAGTACACCGGCGGCGACTTCGAGTGCGTCGCCACATTGGAG GGGCACGAGAACGAGGTGAAGAGCGTGTCTTGGAGCCCGTCCGGGTCGCTGCTTGCGACGTGTAGCCGGGACAAGATGGTGTGGATATGGGAGGTGCAGCCAGGGAACGAGTATGAATGCGTCTCGGTGCTGCAGGGGCACACCCAGGACGTCAAGATGGTGCAGTGGCACCCGTTCCTTGATGTTCTTGTCTCCGTCAGCTATGATAATTCGATCAGG GTCTGGGCTGATGACGGTGACGATGAGTGGCGCTGTGTACAGACATTAACTGAAGCCAATAACTG TGGTCATTCATCAACAGTATGGGCATTATCTTTTAGCCATAAAGGTGATAGGATGGTCACATGCAG TGATGACCACACTTTGAAAATATGGGACACAAGTGCTGATTTGTCTCAACCAAAAACTGTAGAAGGCCATGAATCTTG GCGGCACCTTTCTACTCTCACAGGATATCATGGTCGAACTATTTTTTCAGCCCATTGGTCAAG CGAGGATGTTATAGCTAGTGGAGCAGGTGATGATGCAATCTGCTTATTTGCTGAGAAGAGTAGTATG GTTGAGGGACCTTCATACAGATTAATATTGAAGAAAGAGAAGGCACATGACATGGACATAAACTGTGTTCGATGGTGTCCTCAG gaCCCAAGGTTATTGGCATCTGCAAGCGACGATGGCACAGTGAAATTGTGGGAGCTGAGGGGGAGTGTACTGGATTGA
- the LOC133891987 gene encoding vesicle-associated membrane protein 724-like codes for MASPAPGREEGGGKGEWLIYAFVARGTAVLAEYTEFTGNFPAIAAQCLQRLPAGSSASPGPGGSAPPRFSYACDRHTFNFLLHRGYAYCVVAKESVPKNVSVAFLERLKDDFMKRYGGGKADTALAKSLNKEYGPVIKLHMQYVLDHSDEIEKTLKVQAQVSEVKNIMLDNIEKTLGRGEKLSELQDKTSDLRSQAQEFKKQGVKIRRKTWLQNMKIKLVILGILLLLVIIVWASICQGFDCTKHET; via the exons AtggcgtcgccggcgccgggcagggaggagggcggcggcaAGGGGGAGTGGCTAATCTACGCGTTCGTGGCGCGCGGCACAGCGGTGCTGGCGGAGTACACGGAGTTCACCGGCAACTTCCCGGCCATCGCAGCGCAGTGCCTGCAGCGGCTCCCCGCCGGCTCCTCCGCCAGCCCGGGTCCCGGCGGCAGCGCACCGCCACGGTTCAGCTACGCCTGCGACCGGCACACATTCaacttcctcctccaccgcggCTACG CCTATTGTGTAGTTGCGAAGGAATCCGTTCCAAAGAATGTTTCAGTGGCCTTTCTTGAGAGGCTGAAAGATGACTTCATGAAGAGATATGGAGGCGGTAAAGCTGATACAGCTCTTGCAAAAAGTCTAAATAAAGAATATGG ACCTGTTATAAAGCTGCACATGCAGTATGTTCTTGATCATTCAGATGAAATAGAGAAAACTTTGAAAGTACAAGCCCAAGTTTCAGAAGTTAAAAATATCATGTTAGACAACATAGAAAAG ACTTTGGGCCGTGGAGAAAAGTTGAGTGAACTCCAAGACAAGACTTCTGATCTACGTAGTCAG GCTCAGGAATTCAAGAAACAGGGGGTGAAAATTCGTAGGAAGACATGGTTGCAGAACATGAAAATTAAATTGGTGATTCTTGGAATCCTTTTGCTTCTTGTAATAATTGTCTGGGCGTCTATTTGTCAAGGCTTTGACTGCACCAAGCATGAAACATAG
- the LOC133892886 gene encoding pentatricopeptide repeat-containing protein At3g06920-like: MAAAARCPFLAASNFLRTRRHLSSIAPPSPPHHPNPLVAELLGLLSAAASWTPALAGAVSSSLSVAPASAPDAVIPVLRALKNPSLAAPFFLLASSASSPHPLPADAYNAIHPFLSHDLAALEKVLEEMSVLGYGLPNPACADLVATLVRARRLDDAERAIGVMRRLKFRPAFSAYTVLIGALAEARRSERALELLRQMQEVGYEVGVPLFTTLVRALAREGHVEGALALVDEVKGSCLEPDIVLYNVCIDCFGKAGNVDMAWKFFHELKAHGLSPDDVSYTSMIWVLCKGERLGEAEELFGQMESERAVPCAYAYNTMIMGYGSAGRFEDAYKLLDKLRERGCIPSIVSFNSILTCLGKKRKVDEALSLFDAMKKDAEPNSSTYNIMIDTLCLAGRVAEAYKIRDEMEHAGLFPNLLTVNIMVDRLCKAKKLEEAYTLFETASQRGCNPDCVTYCSLIDGLGKKGKVDDAYRLFENMLDAGHNANPVVYTSLIRNFFMHGRKEDGHKIFKEMNRRGCHPDLTLLNTYMDCVFKAGDVEKGRAIFEGINGYGFLPDVRSYSILIHGLTKAGQARETSNIFHAMKQRGFVLDARAYNAVVDGFCKSGKVDKAYEVLEEMKVKRVAPTVATYGSIIDGLAKIDRLDEAYMLFEEAKSKGIELNVIVYSSLIDGFGKVGRIDEAYLILEEMMKKGLTPNVYTWNSLMDALVKAEEINEALICFQSMKEMKCSPNTYTYSIIIHGLCRVQKYNKAFVFWQEMQKQGLVPNVVTYTTMISGLAKVGNITDACSLFDRFKANGGIPDAASFNALIEGMSNANRAIEAYQVFEETRLRGCRINVKACISLLDALNKAECLEQAAVVGAVLREIAKSQHAARSL, translated from the coding sequence ATGGCGGCGGCCGCTCGCTGCCCGTTCCTCGCTGCCTCCAACTTCCTCCGCACCCGTCGCCACCTCTCCTCCATCGCTCCACCATCCCCACCTCACCACCCCAATCCCCTCGTCGCCGAGCTCCTCGGTCTcctttccgccgccgcctcctggACGCCCGCCCTCGCCGGCgccgtctcctcctccctctccgtcGCCCCTGCATCCGCCCCCGATGCCGTCATCCCCGTCCTCCGCGCCCTCAAGAATCCATCCCTCGccgcccccttcttcctcctcgcctcctccgcctcctccccacACCCGCTCCCTGCCGACGCCTACAACGCCATCCACCCTTTCCTCTCCCACGACCTCGCGGCCCTCGAGAAGGTCCTCGAGGAGATGAGCGTCCTCGGGTACGGCCTCCCCAACCCCGCCTGCGCCGACCTCGTCGCGACCCTCGTCCGCGCTCGCCGCCTCGACGACGCCGAGCGCGCAATCGGCGTCATGCGGCGGCTCAAGTTCCGCCCTGCGTTCTCGGCGTACACAGTGCTGATCGGCGCGCTGGCGGAGGCACGACGTTCCGAGCGCGCGCTGGAGCTTCTGCGGCAGATGCAGGAGGTCGGGTACGAGGTGGGCGTGCCGCTGTTCACGACGCTGGTGCGTGCTTTGGCCCGTGAAGGGCACGTGGAGGGCGCGCTGGCGCTGGTGGATGAAGTGAAGGGGAGCTGCCTCGAGCCGGATATTGTGTTGTacaatgtgtgcattgattgtTTCGGAAAGGCTGGGAATGTGGACATGGCCTGGAAGTTCTTCCATGAGTTGAAGGCGCACGGGCTTAGTCCAGATGACGTGTCTTACACGAGCATGATTTGGGTGCTGTGCAAGGGGGAAAGGCTAGGTGAGGCCGAGGAGCTGTTTGGCCAGATGGAGTCGGAAAGGGCTGTGCCTTGTGCGTATGCATATAATACAATGATCATGGGGTATGGGTCTGCAGGGCGATTTGAGGATGCTTATAAGCTGCTTGATAAGTTAAGGGAAAGAGGTTGTATTCCATCTATTGTGTCATTTAATTCGATTCTCACTTGCCTTGGAAAGAAGAGGAAGGTTGATGAGGCGTTGAGCTTGTTTGATGCTATGAAAAAGGATGCAGAGCCAAATTCCTCGACATATAACATCATGATCGATACGCTTTGCCTGGCTGGAAGGGTTGCCGAGGCCTATAAGATACGGGATGAGATGGAACATGCTGGTCTGTTCCCTAACTTGTTAACAGTGAATATAATGGTTGATAGGCTGTGCAAGGCAAAGAAGCTTGAGGAGGCCTATACCTTGTTTGAAACTGCTAGTCAGAGAGGTTGTAATCCTGATTGTGTGACATATTGTTCCCTTATTGATGGATTAGGAAAGAAGGGAAAGGTTGATGACGCTTATAGGCTATTTGAGAATATGTTAGATGCAGGCCACAATGCTAATCCTGTTGTATATACATCCTTGATAAGGAATTTCTTCATGCATGGAAGGAAAGAAGATGGGCACAAAATCTTCAAAGAGATGAACCGTCGAGGATGCCATCCTGATCTTACCCTACTCAATACATACATGGATTGTGTTTTCAAAGCAGGAGATGTTGAAAAGGGAAGAGCAATATTTGAGGGCATCAATGGTTATGGCTTCCTTCCTGATGTCCGAAGCTATTCCATTTTGATTCATGGTCTCACAAAAGCTGGCCAGGCTAGAGAAACTTCCAATATCTTTCATGCCATGAAGCAGCGAGGTTTTGTTCTTGATGCCCGGGCTTACAATGCTGTTGTTGATGGGTTCTGCAAATCTGGGAAGGTGGACAAGGCCTATGAAGTTCTTGAGGAGATGAAGGTTAAACGTGTAGCTCCAACTGTTGCTACATATGGATCAATTATTGATGGTTTGGCTAAGATTGATAGGTTAGATGAAGCTTACATGCTCTTTGAGGAAGCAAAATCAAAAGGAATAGAATTGAATGTTATTGTGTATAGCTCTCTCATCGATGGGTTTGGAAAGGTTGGTAGGATAGATGAAGCTTATTTAATTTTAGAAGAGATGATGAAGAAGGGTTTAACTCCGAATGTTTACACATGGAACAGCCTTATGGATGCTTTAGTAAAAGCTGAAGAAATCAATGAAGCCCTTATCTGTTTCCAGTCAATGAAGGAAATGAAATGTTCACCAAACACTTACACATACAGCATTATTATACATGGCCTTTGCCGAGTACAGAAGTACAATAAGGCTTTTGTGTTCTGGCAAGAAATGCAGAAACAGGGATTGGTCCCTAATGTTGTGACTTACACAACCATGATTTCCGGGCTTGCTAAGGTAGGGAACATAACAGATGCTTGCAGCCTCTTTGACAGGTTTAAGGCGAATGGTGGAATCCCCGATGCTGCAAGTTTCAATGCTCTTATAGAGGGAATGAGCAATGCTAATAGAGCAATTGAGGCGTATCAGGTATTTGAAGAAACTCGATTACGAGGATGTAGAATTAATGTAAAGGCATGCATCAGTCTTCTAGATGCTTTGAACAAAGCTGAATGTCTTGAGCAGGCTGCTGTTGTAGGTGCAGTTTTGAGAGAAATTGCGAAGTCCCAACATGCTGCTAGATCTTTATAA